Proteins from one Nicotiana tabacum cultivar K326 chromosome 23, ASM71507v2, whole genome shotgun sequence genomic window:
- the LOC107799306 gene encoding plant UBX domain-containing protein 8 isoform X5, translating into MEIDDPITEEFRRPPFSVLSSSRSPNPFSLLDPNFTRSVFDTDLTSRAPFVSHPRQVREIPIAVKDGDGQSGHSRNAPIIEDVTDTEQTHGPETGGTVIVDDDDDEVVPSPLSTHAARHRDRTNDVIFDGDSTAAFSRPSAPGDSVLPDYTNDIEEEMVRAAIEASKRDAEMSNQQLDVNNDLSDPTPQPRQSHLEDAQLAHAVSLSLKTAEQEKAIHELGSKAISEPEGYKPAEEDERGKSITSNGRQFRSEVGSSSVPDEAEDLEEEPLVWRRRKPISSGSETAPDIEEHVVSPLSSPRQHDNLNHSPRNGADFPSDEWGGISSLEHDEAVMLEAALFGGIPEGSGYRLPNAPHQLMQNGVEGPMGPYQWRMPRPPSPSLVAQRLLREQQDDEYHAALQADREKELKAKEEAEAALEEKRQEEEESRRKAEEEKEMERQLAAKEASLPQEPTADNENAVNLVVRMPDGSRRGRRFLKSDRLQYLFDYIDVGRAVKPGTYRLVRPYPRRAFSDGESVLSLDELGLSSKQEALYLEMI; encoded by the exons ATGGAAATAGATGATCCAATTACAGAGGAATTTCGCAGACCTCCCTTTTCAGTTCTTTCCTCTTCTAGAAGTCCAAATCCTTTCTCCCTTCTTGATCCTAATTTCACTAGAAGTGTGTTTGACACCGATCTTACAAGCCGTGCTCCATTTGTTTCACATCCAAGACAAGTAAGAGAGATCCCTATTGCGGTGAAGGATGGGGATGGACAATCTGGTCATTCCAGAAATGCTCCTATAATCGAGGATGTTACAGACACTGAGCAGACCCATGGCCCAGAAACAGGTGGGACTGTCATAGTTGATGACGATGATGACGAAGTAGTTCCAAGTCCTCTGTCAACACATGCTGCCAGGCATCGTGATAGAACAAATGACGTTATCTTTGACGGCGACTCTACAGCAGCGTTTTCAAGACCAAGTGCTCCTGGTGACAGTGTCTTGCCTGACTATACCAATGATATTGAGGAGGAAATGGTTCGTGCTGCGATTGAAGCTTCCAAACGTGATGCTGAAATGTCGAACCAACAACTTGATGTCAATAAT GATCTAAGTGATCCAACGCCTCAACCAAGGCAGTCTCATCTAGAAGATGCTCAACTTGCACATGCAGTATCTTTGTCTTTGAAG ACTGCTGAGCAGGAGAAAGCGATTCATGAACTAGGAAGCAAAGCTATATCAGAACCAGAAGGTTACAAGCCAGCTGAGGAGGATGAGCGTGGAAAATCTATAACCTCAAATGGAAG GCAATTTAGATCAGAGGTGGGGAGTTCATCCGTCCCAGATGAAGCTGAAGATTTGGAAGAGGAACCACTGGTTTGGCGCAGAAGAAAACCCATATCTTCAGGTTCTGAAACAGCCCCAGATATCGAAGAGCATGTTGTTAGCCCATTATCAAGTCCTCGACAGCATGATAATCTTAACCACTCCCCGAGAAACGGGGCTGACTTCCCTTCTGATGAG TGGGGCGGCATCTCATCCCTGGAACACGATGAAGCTGTCATGCTTGAGGCTGCATTATTTGGTGGAATACCTGAGGGTAGTGGATATCGTTTGCCTAATGCACCTCATCAGCTTATGCAGAATGGTGTTGAGGGACCTATGGGTCCTTATCAATGGCGCATGCCTCGTCCCCCATCACCCTCTCTTGTGGCCCAGCGTTTACTTCGGGAACAACAG GATGATGAATATCACGCTGCATTGCAAGCTGATAGAGAAAAGGAATTGAAGGCCAAGGAAGAAGCTGAAGCTGCTCTTGAAGAAAAGAGGCAGGAAGAGGAGGAGTCACGAAGGAAAGCAGAGGAGGAAAAG GAAATGGAGAGACAATTAGCAGCAAAAGAAGCTTCACTTCCTCAGGAGCCAACAGCAGATAACGAGAATGCTGTGAATCTTGTTGTACGTATGCCAGATGGCAGCCGCAGAGGGCGGCGCTTTCTCAAATCTGATAGATTACAG TATCTTTTCGATTACATTGATGTTGGCAGAGCGGTCAAGCCCGGCACATACAGATTG